The Ischnura elegans chromosome 1, ioIscEleg1.1, whole genome shotgun sequence genome contains a region encoding:
- the LOC124168588 gene encoding carbonic anhydrase-like isoform X3, with product MSFRELEATQLSEAYHNWEGGRAAGAKKEGTIWQYNDGRRWQWVRSRGPRRVAPDKLTFPADGAKDSPNTIGGEHPGDVIVFPNVKAPSAALGLPVSEKQKEGSSCVNEKGTSSNSGFGYGPTNGPDTWAQNYPTCGGDRQSPININLNTVKLPPPGVEDAPFFKYYDAPPLQLTVANSGHSIKLTGNWSKERRPRVSGFVLPGEYALAEIHFHWGADDEEGSEHLLQGDCYPLEMHAVHYKLAYGSIDEARKNNDGLAVVSYLFKVQGQRNPGLQKVIEAAKQVIDPASPGVSITPFTINKLAPPFTRNYASYLGSLTTPPCSEIVTWIVNLEPQFVSPDQLAKLRKLKTHDGTKMLFNFRPVQPLNGREIKFVP from the exons ACGGGAGGCGATGGCAGTGGGTGCGGAGTCGGGGCCCTAGGAGAGTCGCCCCAGACAAGCTCACGTTTCCAGCAGACGGAGCCAAAGACTCGCCCAACACCATCG GTGGTGAACATCCTGGTGATGTGATTGTCTTTCCAAATGTAAAAG CCCCTTCAGCAGCCCTGGGTTTGCCAGTATCTGAAAAACAGAAAGAAGGTTCATCTTGCGTTAATG AAAAAGGGACTTCTTCAAACTCAGGATTTGGATATGGTCCAACAAATG GACCTGACACATGGGCACAAAACTACCCCACATGCGGAGGAGACCGCCAGTCACCAATCAACATTAACTTAAACACAGTGAAGCTTCCTCCACCTGGAGTCGAGGATGCCCCTTTCTTCAAATACTATGATGCACCCCCCTTGCAGCTGACCGTGGCCAACTCAGGACACTCAA TCAAACTCACAGGGAACTGGAGCAAAGAGAGGAGGCCAAGGGTGTCAGGGTTTGTTTTGCCTGGGGAGTACGCGTTGGCTGAGATCCACTTCCATTGGGGAGCTGATGATGAGGAGGGGAGTGAACACCTGCTGCAAGGTGACTG ctacCCACTAGAAATGCATGCAGTCCACTATAAACTGGCCTATGGATCTATTGATGAAGCAAGGAAGAACAATGATGGACTGGCAGTTGTGAGCTACCTATTCAag GTACAAGGACAGAGAAATCCAGGTCTACAAAAAGTCATCGAAGCCGCAAAGCAAGTCATAGATCCAGCATCGCCAGGAGTGTCAATAACCCCATTCACCATCAACAAATTAGCACCTCCGTTCACAAGAAATTATGCCTCGTACCTTGGATCCTTGACTACACCTCCCTGCAGTGAAATTGTGACATGGATTGTGAACCTTGAGCCACAATTTGTCTCCCCTGATCAG CTGGCAAAACTTCGTAAATTGAAGACACATGATGGAACAAAGATGCTTTTCAATTTCCGTCCAGTGCAACCGCTGAATGGTAGAGAGATAAAATTTGTGCCTTGA